Proteins encoded together in one Methanobrevibacter sp. window:
- a CDS encoding DUF1848 domain-containing protein has protein sequence MIINTGSRTDIPAFFSDWFLNRIDEGFVCTRNPYNEDIYRYPLDSKIVDCLCFCTKNPKPLLRNLDKLNDFNQFWFVTITPYGKDIERNVPSFKRVIKSFKELSQTLGVNKVSWRYDPIFITEKYDLDFHIDMFEELASPLSDFTNDCTISFIDLYAKVLRNFPDACEVTTEERLIIGDEFSRIAKKYDIQMKTCVEGTLLDQFGFDSSGCMTKQVIEKAIGNNLKIPKGKYRIRDCDCIFGRDIGAYNTCLHGCKYCYANFSTKSVKMNFRLHNPDSPLLIGDVKDGDVVKEVNEPSYIDAQTRLM, from the coding sequence ATGATAATTAATACAGGCTCAAGAACTGACATTCCCGCTTTTTTTAGTGACTGGTTTTTAAATAGAATAGATGAGGGTTTTGTCTGCACTAGAAATCCCTATAATGAGGATATCTATAGGTATCCATTGGACTCCAAGATTGTCGACTGCTTGTGCTTTTGCACTAAAAATCCAAAGCCGTTACTTAGGAATTTGGATAAATTAAATGATTTCAATCAGTTTTGGTTTGTTACGATAACGCCTTACGGAAAGGACATTGAACGCAATGTTCCTAGTTTTAAAAGGGTTATAAAATCGTTTAAGGAACTTTCACAAACTTTGGGAGTTAATAAAGTCTCTTGGAGATATGATCCGATTTTCATAACCGAAAAGTATGATTTGGATTTTCATATTGATATGTTTGAAGAGTTGGCATCCCCATTGTCAGATTTCACTAATGACTGCACAATTAGTTTCATTGATTTATATGCAAAGGTTTTAAGGAATTTTCCGGATGCTTGTGAGGTTACAACTGAAGAGCGGCTAATAATTGGTGATGAGTTTTCTAGAATAGCTAAAAAATATGATATCCAAATGAAAACATGTGTTGAAGGAACATTGCTTGACCAGTTTGGATTTGACTCATCCGGATGCATGACCAAGCAAGTTATTGAAAAGGCAATTGGGAATAATTTAAAGATTCCTAAGGGAAAATACAGAATTCGAGATTGTGATTGCATATTCGGAAGGGATATTGGAGCATATAACACTTGCCTTCATGGATGCAAATACTGTTATGCAAATTTCTCGACTAAGTCTGTTAAAATGAATTTCAGGCTTCATAATCCTGATTCACCCTTGCTGATTGGGGATGTTAAAGATGGGGATGTTGTAAAAGAAGTTAATGAACCTAGCTATATTGATGCTCAAACTAGATTGATGTAG
- a CDS encoding flippase encodes MANKVRTAFANMGWMMVSQIIASVCAFVWTIVTAWYLGPSDYGAFGAAVSFAALFGIIIDFGLPTYLVRAISTDFENEHLYMDNAVSLKLFLSVLYITAVYIALLVLGWESKLIIICLLVAFENLIKSYHAVLFSSFQAHEKMKYQAITNTVLNVLTLIFIILVTFTDFALMGIVFAYIFANFIALLYEIYALEKYTVRPNLSFDFKFYKVLLKAGLPFALTGMFYTIYYSIDLVMITQFSTTYATGLYNSAYKLITVLSLFYTIYTSVIFPVMSKMFVDEKNLLNFSFVKSIKYLSLITIPIAVFTIFYGYDIIAIYGAEYIEAGGVLKILIWTVCFLFINGACSMVLNASHKEYSVTKIYTAAAIFNICLNMVLIPKYDVYGASVATVLSEILILILEFYMLRKINQLPDRHLVFDVIKICVASGVLGIVLYVLNLNMWVAMPVSIVVYFAVILLIRTVDQDDKLIIKQIIGR; translated from the coding sequence ATGGCTAATAAGGTTAGAACTGCATTTGCAAATATGGGTTGGATGATGGTTTCCCAAATCATAGCCAGCGTCTGTGCATTTGTCTGGACAATTGTCACAGCATGGTATTTGGGTCCTTCTGATTATGGTGCCTTTGGTGCTGCAGTTTCTTTTGCTGCACTTTTTGGTATTATAATTGATTTTGGTCTTCCAACTTATCTTGTTCGAGCCATTTCCACGGATTTTGAAAATGAACATTTGTATATGGACAATGCAGTTTCTTTAAAGCTGTTCCTTTCTGTTTTGTATATTACGGCGGTATACATTGCATTATTAGTTCTTGGATGGGAAAGTAAGCTAATCATAATCTGTTTGTTGGTTGCTTTTGAAAATCTAATCAAGTCTTATCATGCTGTCCTGTTTTCTTCATTCCAGGCACACGAGAAGATGAAATATCAGGCAATCACCAATACGGTCCTAAATGTCCTGACATTGATATTCATTATTTTGGTTACATTCACAGACTTTGCATTGATGGGAATAGTTTTTGCTTATATTTTTGCCAACTTCATTGCCTTGCTTTATGAGATTTATGCTCTTGAAAAGTATACTGTCAGGCCGAATCTGTCTTTTGATTTTAAATTTTATAAAGTTTTATTAAAAGCGGGCCTTCCATTTGCTTTAACTGGAATGTTTTATACAATATACTACTCAATTGACTTGGTCATGATTACCCAATTTTCAACAACTTATGCAACAGGGCTTTATAACTCAGCATATAAGCTAATCACGGTCCTATCATTGTTTTATACAATCTACACTTCTGTAATTTTCCCGGTCATGAGTAAGATGTTTGTCGATGAAAAAAATCTGTTGAATTTCAGTTTTGTCAAATCTATCAAATACTTGTCATTAATCACGATACCGATTGCCGTTTTCACTATATTTTACGGCTATGACATCATTGCGATTTACGGCGCTGAATATATTGAGGCAGGTGGTGTTTTAAAGATATTGATTTGGACAGTCTGTTTCCTGTTTATCAATGGGGCATGTTCAATGGTTTTAAATGCATCTCACAAGGAGTATTCAGTAACAAAAATCTATACAGCAGCGGCCATTTTCAACATTTGCCTGAATATGGTTTTAATACCTAAATATGATGTTTATGGGGCTTCCGTTGCGACTGTTTTGAGTGAAATTCTAATATTGATATTGGAATTCTACATGCTCAGAAAGATCAACCAGCTTCCGGACAGGCATCTTGTTTTCGATGTCATTAAAATATGTGTTGCATCAGGTGTTTTGGGAATTGTTTTATATGTCCTCAATTTGAATATGTGGGTTGCAATGCCGGTTTCAATAGTGGTCTACTTTGCTGTTATTCTATTAATCAGAACAGTTGATCAGGATGACAAATTGATAATTAAACAGATAATTGGAAGATAA
- a CDS encoding hydroxymethylglutaryl-CoA synthase has protein sequence MVGIVGYGAHVPSYRIKVEEIAKVWGDDPVALSNGLVVNEKSVPSADEDTATIAVTAARYALARAQIDPSKIGAVYVGSESHPYAVKPTASIVAEAVCATPKLTAADLEFACKAGTAGIQMNMGLVESGMIEYGLAIGADTSQGAPGDALEYTASAGGAAYVIGKDNTIADIDHTCSFTTDTPDFYRREGQDYPSHGGRFTGEPAYFKHVLSAAKMLFDETDSKPEDYDYACFHQPNGKFYLRAGKKLGFTSEQIKQGLLTPNIGNTYSGAVPLALSNILDVANPGDKIFVISYGSGAGSDGFTITVKDEIVERRELAPKTQEIIDDKTYVDYAVYAKFKGKIKM, from the coding sequence ATGGTAGGAATAGTAGGATATGGGGCACATGTGCCATCATATAGAATTAAGGTAGAGGAAATTGCAAAGGTATGGGGTGATGACCCTGTGGCTTTGTCAAATGGATTGGTTGTTAATGAAAAATCCGTTCCTTCTGCTGATGAAGATACTGCAACTATTGCAGTTACTGCTGCTAGATATGCTCTAGCAAGAGCTCAAATTGACCCAAGCAAGATAGGTGCTGTTTATGTTGGTTCCGAATCACATCCTTATGCAGTAAAGCCAACAGCTTCCATTGTTGCCGAAGCTGTTTGCGCAACTCCAAAATTGACTGCTGCCGATTTGGAATTCGCCTGTAAGGCAGGAACAGCAGGAATTCAAATGAATATGGGTCTTGTCGAGTCTGGAATGATAGAATATGGATTGGCTATTGGTGCTGATACTTCACAGGGTGCACCTGGAGATGCTCTTGAATACACTGCATCTGCAGGCGGTGCAGCTTATGTAATAGGTAAGGACAACACAATAGCTGATATAGATCACACATGCAGTTTCACAACAGACACTCCTGACTTCTACAGAAGGGAAGGTCAGGACTATCCGTCTCATGGAGGCCGTTTTACAGGAGAGCCTGCTTACTTCAAGCATGTTTTAAGTGCGGCCAAAATGCTGTTTGATGAAACTGATTCAAAACCTGAAGATTATGATTACGCTTGTTTCCACCAACCTAACGGTAAGTTTTACCTAAGGGCTGGTAAAAAATTAGGATTCACATCCGAACAGATAAAACAGGGTCTTTTAACTCCTAATATTGGAAACACTTATTCCGGCGCTGTGCCTTTGGCATTGTCCAATATTCTGGATGTCGCTAATCCTGGAGATAAAATATTTGTCATCTCATACGGATCAGGTGCGGGAAGTGACGGATTTACAATAACAGTAAAAGATGAAATTGTCGAACGTAGAGAATTGGCTCCAAAAACACAGGAAATAATCGATGATAAGACATACGTTGATTATGCTGTTTATGCTAAATTCAAGGGCAAAATTAAAATGTAA
- a CDS encoding thiolase domain-containing protein, translated as MRDVAIIGVSQTKFGELWDSSFRDLIAEAGIKALVDAEIDGNDIEAMFVGNMSSGLFVEQEHIAALISDHVGLNPVPTTRVEAACASGGLALRQGIMAVASGFHDVVISAGVEKMTDVVDATPAIATASDQEWEAQQGATFPSLYAMIAKRHMHEYGTTREQLAQFSVVNHKNASKNPNAQFPFEITVDKVINSTMVADPLTLLDCSPVTDGAAAIVMVPAEKAKEYTDTPIYVRASAQASGTLTLHDRKDITTIESTKVASRKAYEMAGVDIKDIDVTEVHDCFSINGLLAVEDLGFVEKGKGGIAIEEGQTEIDGDFPINSSGGLKARGHPLGATGIAQAAEIVWQLRGEAGGRQVDGAEIGMTHNIGGTGGTAAVHIFGRDL; from the coding sequence ATGAGAGATGTTGCGATTATAGGAGTTTCACAAACCAAATTTGGTGAATTATGGGATTCTTCATTTAGGGATTTGATTGCTGAAGCAGGTATAAAAGCTTTGGTTGATGCTGAAATTGATGGTAATGATATTGAAGCGATGTTTGTGGGGAACATGTCTTCAGGACTATTCGTAGAACAGGAACACATTGCCGCACTTATTTCCGACCACGTGGGTCTTAATCCGGTTCCAACCACAAGGGTTGAAGCTGCCTGCGCTTCCGGTGGATTGGCCCTAAGGCAGGGAATCATGGCAGTCGCATCCGGTTTTCATGATGTGGTGATTTCTGCAGGTGTTGAAAAAATGACAGATGTTGTCGATGCCACTCCGGCTATTGCCACCGCTTCAGACCAGGAATGGGAAGCACAGCAAGGGGCTACATTCCCGTCATTATATGCAATGATTGCAAAAAGGCACATGCATGAATACGGCACTACCCGTGAGCAGCTGGCGCAATTTTCAGTTGTAAACCACAAGAACGCATCCAAAAACCCAAATGCGCAGTTCCCATTTGAAATCACAGTGGACAAAGTTATAAATTCAACCATGGTGGCAGACCCATTGACATTGCTCGATTGTTCTCCAGTCACTGATGGGGCAGCAGCCATTGTGATGGTGCCTGCTGAAAAGGCCAAGGAATACACAGACACTCCAATTTATGTAAGAGCTTCTGCACAGGCTTCTGGAACATTAACATTACATGATAGAAAAGACATTACCACCATTGAATCCACCAAAGTAGCTTCCAGAAAGGCTTATGAAATGGCAGGAGTAGACATAAAAGACATTGACGTGACAGAAGTGCATGACTGTTTTTCAATCAACGGACTTTTGGCAGTTGAAGACTTGGGCTTTGTTGAGAAAGGTAAGGGCGGAATTGCTATTGAAGAAGGTCAAACAGAAATCGATGGTGATTTCCCAATTAACTCATCAGGTGGTCTCAAGGCACGTGGACACCCATTGGGTGCTACAGGCATTGCCCAGGCTGCTGAAATCGTATGGCAGCTTAGAGGGGAAGCCGGCGGACGTCAAGTGGATGGTGCAGAAATCGGTATGACTCACAACATTGGAGGTACCGGAGGTACTGCAGCAGTGCATATTTTCGGAAGAGATTTATAA